The following proteins come from a genomic window of Sorghum bicolor cultivar BTx623 chromosome 3, Sorghum_bicolor_NCBIv3, whole genome shotgun sequence:
- the LOC8069831 gene encoding uncharacterized protein LOC8069831 isoform X1, whose product MDLGPSLPDDVLAGVLRRLAPRGLAASRCVCKAWRRVVDDHCLLRADLLPLSLGGIFLNLHDLRFTQFLSRPTTGAVVSGRLDYTVPGEHGFMPPVYVRDHCNGLLLLDHCVVNPATQQWAPLPPLPPLPDPLHTEQYLLFDPTLSLNYDLLIVPDIPSELNDECEESEWPPSTLILHVFSSEAGSWEERTFGREGEAAGMLADMVGSRRHFFDRQCGFFVRQCGYWRGELYICCENCFVMRISLSNNTYQAIRMPTEDVFYLGKSINGIYCASIFQGSQLQVWFLNDQCVHGQTEWVLKHGRDIFPFLPNLNYDEQCDGPWILQDFYYCRQEEHNSYGEAYDVVYKNEAILEEKFVWDSDNDNVLEPGSRCKDSYIYFLGFHPYKEVVFLSDKFDRVLAYNWSSSRVQDLGKVFPKFYIDWNLHFHHTLVAASFPYTPCWLGELPEKLNLEAQLED is encoded by the exons ATGGATCTGGGACCGTCGCTGCCGGACGACGTGCTCGCGGGCGTCCTCCGTCGCCTCGCGCCACGCGGCCTCGCCGCGTCCCGCTGCGTCTGCAAGGCGTGGCGACGTGTCGTCGACGACCACTGCCTGCTGCGCGCGGATCTCCTGCCGCTCTCGCTGGGCGGCATCTTCCTCAACTTGCATGACCTACGTTTCACGCAGTTCCTCTCTCGCCCCACGACGGGCGCCGTAGTCTCCGGCCGGCTTGACTACACGGTGCCCGGTGAGCACGGCTTCATGCCCCCCGTCTACGTCAGGGATCACTGCAATGGCCTCCTCTTGCTCGACCACTGCGTGGTGAACCCCGCCACACAGCAGTGGGCGCCCTTGCCCCCGCTCCCGCCATTGCCCGACCCCCTCCACACGGAGcagtaccttctgtttgaccCCACCCTGTCACTCAATTATGACTTGTTGATAGTGCCTGATATTCCTTCCGAGCTGAACGATGAATGTGAGGAATCTGAATGGCCGCCGTCCACCTTGATACTACATGTCTTTTCATCAGAGGCTGGTTCTTGGGAGGAGAGGACATTCGGACGGGAAGGGGAGGCTGCGGGGATGTTAGCTGACATGGTTGGGTCAAGACGACATTTCTTCGACCGCCAATGTGGTTTCTTCGTGCGTCAATGTGGCTACTGGCGGGGAGAACTCTATATATGCTGCGAGAACTGTTTTGTTATGAG AATATCACTTTCAAACAATACGTATCAAGCAATTAGGATGCCCACAGAAGATGTATTTTATCTGGGAAAATCAATCAATGGGATATACTGTGCATCCATATTTCAGGGGTCACAACTTCAGGTTTGGTTCCTTAACGACCAATGTGTTCATGGTCAGACAGAGTGGGTGTTGAAGCATGGCAGAGACATCTTCCCCTTCCTGCCAAATCTGAACTATGACGAACAGTGTGATGGTCCTTGGATCTTACAAGATTTTTACTATTGCCGACAAGAAGAACATAATTCTTATGGTGAAGCTTATGATGTGGTGTACAAAAACGAAGCAATACTTGAAGAGAAATTTGTGTGGGACTCTGACAATGATAATGTTCTGGAACCAGGAAGTAGGTGCAAGGATTCTTATATCTATTTTCTTGGATTTCATCCGTACAAAGAGGTTGTCTTCTTGAGTGATAAATTCGACCGGGTGTTAGCCTATAATTGGAGTAGCTCAAGGGTTCAAGATTTGGGCAAGGTTTTCCCAAAATTCTATATAGACTGGAATCTCCATTTCCACCATACACTGGTAGCAGCGTCTTTCCCATACACTCCCTGCTGGTTGGGAGAGCTCCCTGAGAAACTGAATTTAGAAGCTCAGCTGGAAGATTAG